A genomic window from Paenibacillus sp. FSL K6-0276 includes:
- a CDS encoding ATP-binding protein, with translation MNSKAMALPKSVFRIMGLASHRIIESMSSSILPGSNKQSTLRGLGLGLTFSHLLAESMNGSLVLEKHSDEGCTFVLSLPLDH, from the coding sequence TTGAACAGCAAGGCCATGGCATTGCCGAAATCCGTGTTCAGGATAATGGGCTTGGCATCTCATCGAATTATAGAGAGCATGTCTTCGAGCATTCTTCCGGGCAGCAACAAACAGAGCACACTACGCGGTCTAGGACTCGGCTTAACCTTCAGTCATCTGTTAGCAGAATCTATGAACGGAAGCCTTGTGCTTGAGAAGCACTCAGACGAAGGCTGCACCTTCGTGCTATCCCTGCCGCTGGATCACTAA
- a CDS encoding nucleoside triphosphate pyrophosphohydrolase has translation MPVYQKLVRDGIPDLITSQGKDLRTRILEPKEYITELRNKLKEESEEYFKAASDEEALEELADMLEVILALAETHGGNSMELEKLRAEKAKRRGGFKDRIFLIEVEEE, from the coding sequence ATGCCTGTATATCAAAAGCTAGTGCGTGACGGAATTCCCGACTTAATCACTTCTCAAGGGAAAGATCTTAGAACAAGGATACTCGAGCCCAAAGAATACATAACTGAACTACGTAATAAATTGAAAGAAGAGTCTGAAGAGTACTTTAAGGCAGCTAGTGACGAAGAAGCTCTGGAGGAGCTTGCCGATATGCTGGAAGTGATTCTAGCGCTGGCAGAGACACATGGAGGTAATAGCATGGAGCTGGAGAAGCTTCGTGCGGAGAAGGCTAAACGTCGCGGTGGGTTTAAGGATCGAATATTTCTGATTGAAGTGGAAGAGGAATAA
- a CDS encoding Gfo/Idh/MocA family oxidoreductase: MEKDNAYKVKWGILSTGWIAHQFVTDLVHASNGVAYAVGSRSQESADKFARDHGVPHAYATYEELVNDPNVDAVYIGTPHPFHKENALLALRAGKAVLCEKPFTINSGELEEIVSYAREHKLFLMEAMWSRYIPAIVKVREWIEEGRIGDVRLVKADLGFRTDWNPEGRLLNPKLGGGALLDVGIYPVSFASMVFGPHPEAISSTVHIGETGVDEHFSMLLSYGDGKTASLNGGIRLNMLEEAHVFGTEGRIIVEGTLVNPKSVSLYIGDEKVETFVDDRASIGYCFEAEEVGCCLQAGLTESSVMSLDESLAILNLLDQIRAQWGLKYPGE, translated from the coding sequence ATGGAAAAAGACAACGCTTACAAGGTAAAATGGGGAATTCTCAGTACAGGCTGGATTGCACATCAGTTTGTTACTGATTTAGTTCACGCTAGCAATGGCGTGGCATATGCCGTGGGTTCGCGTTCTCAGGAAAGTGCGGATAAATTTGCGCGTGATCATGGGGTTCCGCATGCCTACGCCACCTATGAGGAATTGGTAAATGACCCGAATGTAGATGCGGTTTATATCGGAACGCCACATCCTTTTCACAAAGAAAATGCATTATTGGCGCTGCGTGCAGGCAAAGCTGTCCTATGTGAGAAACCTTTCACCATAAATAGTGGAGAATTGGAAGAAATCGTATCCTATGCTAGAGAACATAAGCTGTTCCTGATGGAAGCGATGTGGAGTCGCTACATCCCGGCGATTGTTAAGGTTAGAGAGTGGATCGAAGAGGGCAGAATTGGTGACGTTCGCTTGGTAAAGGCAGACTTAGGATTTCGCACGGACTGGAATCCAGAAGGCAGATTGTTGAATCCGAAGCTGGGTGGGGGTGCGCTGCTGGATGTTGGGATTTATCCGGTTTCTTTTGCCTCCATGGTCTTTGGGCCTCATCCTGAAGCTATATCCAGCACAGTGCATATTGGTGAGACTGGAGTGGACGAGCATTTCTCCATGTTGCTGTCATATGGTGATGGGAAAACAGCTTCGTTGAACGGCGGTATTCGTCTTAACATGCTGGAAGAAGCGCATGTGTTTGGAACAGAAGGCCGTATTATTGTAGAAGGGACGTTAGTGAACCCGAAATCTGTTTCGCTCTATATAGGGGATGAGAAGGTAGAGACTTTTGTGGATGATCGAGCTTCTATCGGATATTGTTTTGAAGCAGAGGAAGTAGGATGTTGTCTACAAGCAGGGCTTACAGAAAGCTCGGTAATGTCACTGGATGAATCTTTAGCGATTCTGAATCTGCTGGATCAAATACGTGCACAGTGGGGTCTTAAGTATCCTGGAGAATAA
- the wrbA gene encoding NAD(P)H:quinone oxidoreductase type IV, which translates to MSKIKLAVIYYSATGTNYQLAQWAVESAEKAGAEVKLLKVQELVPEDKIAANPAMKALAEKTKDIPVATPDDIVEADAIIFSSPTRFGNIASQMKQFLDTTGGIWGKGLTVNKVVSAMSSAQNPHGGQEATILALYTSMYHWGAIVAAPGYTDPVTFGAGGNPYGTSVSVDGDGKMIEEQDRIRDAVFHQAKRTVEVAGWVHSGKSKTANSQN; encoded by the coding sequence ATGTCAAAAATCAAATTAGCCGTCATCTACTACAGCGCCACAGGAACTAACTATCAGCTCGCACAGTGGGCAGTTGAAAGCGCCGAGAAAGCGGGAGCCGAGGTGAAGTTGCTGAAGGTACAGGAACTGGTTCCCGAGGACAAAATTGCGGCAAATCCAGCCATGAAAGCCCTAGCTGAAAAAACAAAAGATATTCCAGTCGCTACTCCCGATGATATTGTCGAGGCAGATGCGATTATTTTCAGTTCTCCTACCCGCTTCGGTAACATCGCTTCTCAAATGAAGCAGTTCCTCGACACGACCGGAGGGATTTGGGGCAAAGGACTAACTGTAAATAAAGTAGTCAGTGCTATGAGCTCAGCACAGAACCCACATGGTGGACAGGAAGCTACGATTTTGGCACTCTACACATCGATGTATCACTGGGGAGCGATTGTCGCTGCACCTGGTTATACTGATCCAGTAACGTTCGGTGCGGGAGGCAACCCCTACGGAACAAGCGTCAGTGTAGATGGGGACGGTAAGATGATCGAAGAGCAGGATCGTATCCGTGACGCTGTTTTTCATCAAGCGAAGCGTACGGTTGAAGTTGCAGGCTGGGTCCATTCAGGTAAAAGTAAAACCGCCAATAGTCAGAACTAG
- a CDS encoding GyrI-like domain-containing protein, producing the protein MMETYFVQKPKMTLAGVSIRTTNEVEMGPDGGLSRLWETYFQSNIAVQIGTANPEYIYALYTDYESDATGAYTVVIGHEVDGESQIDNSNLVYASVPESKYLVFTTKKGPVFEVVSQAWGEIWAYFKASAEVRTYTGDFELYDSRNFDPANTQVEIYIAIE; encoded by the coding sequence ATGATGGAAACTTATTTTGTACAAAAACCGAAAATGACCTTGGCTGGGGTTAGCATACGCACGACTAATGAAGTGGAAATGGGTCCAGATGGGGGCTTGTCGCGGCTGTGGGAAACGTATTTTCAGAGTAATATTGCGGTGCAGATTGGTACGGCTAATCCTGAATATATCTACGCTCTGTATACAGATTATGAGAGTGATGCGACCGGAGCGTATACCGTTGTGATTGGGCATGAAGTTGATGGTGAGAGTCAGATAGACAATAGCAATCTCGTTTATGCATCTGTTCCGGAGAGCAAATACTTGGTATTTACGACGAAAAAAGGTCCGGTATTTGAAGTAGTCTCGCAAGCGTGGGGGGAGATTTGGGCGTATTTTAAGGCGTCCGCGGAGGTAAGAACTTATACAGGCGATTTTGAGCTCTATGATTCGCGAAACTTTGATCCTGCTAACACGCAGGTTGAGATTTATATTGCGATTGAGTAG
- a CDS encoding pyridoxamine 5'-phosphate oxidase family protein → MTGSGNETSAHLLENGRVTVMFCAFEGPPNILRLYGTGTVILPGSAEWEALYPMFTPLPGVRQIILIDVHKVQTSCGFSVPFMSYDGERDTLQRWSIQKGEEGLKAYRQEKNTTSIDGLPTPIGQRN, encoded by the coding sequence ATGACTGGAAGTGGCAATGAGACGAGCGCACATCTGCTAGAAAATGGAAGGGTGACGGTTATGTTTTGTGCGTTTGAGGGGCCGCCGAACATTCTGAGATTGTATGGAACAGGGACCGTGATCTTGCCTGGATCAGCAGAATGGGAAGCACTGTACCCTATGTTTACACCTCTGCCTGGAGTGAGACAGATCATTTTGATTGATGTTCATAAAGTACAGACTTCCTGCGGATTTTCGGTCCCATTCATGAGTTATGATGGTGAGCGAGATACGTTGCAACGTTGGTCTATCCAAAAGGGCGAAGAAGGTCTGAAAGCATATAGACAAGAGAAGAACACTACAAGTATAGACGGACTACCCACACCAATTGGACAAAGAAACTGA